The following coding sequences are from one Salvia hispanica cultivar TCC Black 2014 chromosome 3, UniMelb_Shisp_WGS_1.0, whole genome shotgun sequence window:
- the LOC125213357 gene encoding histidine kinase 1 isoform X2 — protein MADSTTTFQRDVEEEESQFGSTLCLSSSYYSVFVVRLAIMIMLAILIGLLTLLTWHITRVYTTKSLKTLAYGLRHELLQRPLLRMWNILNSTVEVATAQVKLSESVIRRYNKPAASQADQVELYQVMKELTWALFASQKALNSITLSYRNGFVQAFHRNHRSNNTYYIYSDLTNYSIATSFSVNLLSSHQGWNDQSIHTNMTAIWYRQPLDPTTGDKTAKAAPIPPDELINIAGISQVPDGTATWHIAVSKYTDSPLLSAALPVWDASHTSIVAVVGVTTALYSVGQLMKELVEFHSGHIYLTSQEGWLLATSTNTPLLMNSSSGPKLMMAVDSQESVIRSGAEYLSRAYGNKLPPSQEVHIESARLGNHLYYIDSFFLNLKRLPMVGVIMIPRQYIMGKVDEKAFKTLMILISASVCILLVGWFCIFILTNGVSKEMKLRAALISHLDARRRAEASNNYKSQFLANMSHELRTPMAAVIGLLDILMSDDCLNNEQQAMIIQIRKCSNALLRLLNNILDLSKVESGKLILEETEFELGRELEGLTDMFSVQRINHNVETVLDLSDDMPKVVLGDSGRVLQIFANLISNSIKFTTSGYIILRGWCETVDTESKKRESYLHPKESWCAQKLKRKREAAQGKICSKKDNKMMIWFEVDDTGCGIDPDKWESVFESFEQADPSTTRLHGGTGLGLCIVRTLVNKMNGEIKVVKKSGPGTLMQLYLLLNTPAETTKQHYHLNFKDHNLTVLLALNGRMTRMIMTKWLREKGVQTHEASEWNELTLNLQDFFTNDNSQMPQSETQESNFGSSFFIIIIDVGLLDLSTELWKQQLNFLEEYCADRASFAWILNHDTSKVVKAELRKRGHLLMVNKPLYKAKLVQIFEAVIKRDRNLHLQTPAADHEFHEIDSLQSPSASSDESEKLDNDSCNVIRGSEYFSRGPLCQSTLSSSCADYIHVNLEDDVSILSKEQSSTKSYNEDKEGGAASSCKAVNEQKRPLEGLCILLAEDTIVLQRVATIMLEKMGARIVVVGDGIQAVDALKNKSQSNEHNDAKALPYDLILMDCQMPKMDGYEATKEIRRWECGSGWHIPIVALTAHAMSSDEAKCLEVGMDAYLTKPIDCKLMVSTILSLTKGT, from the exons ATGGCCGACAGCACCACAACTTTCCAGCGAGATGTCGAAGAAGAGGAGTCCCAGTTCGGCTCCACCCTCTGCCTCTCCTCCTCCTATTACAGCGTCTTCGTCGTTCGCCTGGCCATCATG ATAATGCTGGCGATACTGATTGGCCTTTTAACTCTACTAACATGGCACATCACCAGAGTCTACACCACCAAATCCCTCAAAACCTTAGCATACGGCCTCCGCCACGAGCTCCTCCAGCGGCCCCTCCTCCGCATGTGGAACATCCTCAACTCCACCGTCGAGGTCGCCACCGCCCAGGTCAAGCTCTCCGAGTCTGTCATCCGCCGCTACAACAAGCCCGCCGCCTCCCAAGCAGACCAAGTCGAG CTTTACCAAGTGATGAAGGAGTTGACGTGGGCCCTCTTCGCCAGCCAGAAAGCTCTCAACTCCATCACTCTCAGCTACCGCAACGGATTCGTGCAGGCCTTCCATCGGAACCACAGAAGCAACAACACATACTACATCTACTCTGATCTCACCAACTACTCAATTGCCACCTCATTTTCTGTCAACCTCCTTTCCTCTCATCAAGGCTGGAATGACCAGTCCATACACACCAACATGACTGCAATTTGGTACCGCCAGCCTCTTGACCCCACCACGGGCGATAAGACTGCAAAGGCCGCCCCAATCCCACCGGACGAGTTGATCAACATAGCCGGGATTTCGCAGGTTCCTGATGGGACTGCCACATGGCATATCGCTGTGAGCAAATACACCGACTCGCCTCTGCTCTCAGCAGCATTGCCTGTTTGGGATGCTTCCCATACAAGCATAGTCGCTGTCGTGGGCGTTACCACTGCTCTGTATAGCGTTGGCCAGTTGATGAAGGAGTTGGTTGAGTTTCATAGTGGCCACATATATCTCACCTCTCAGGAGGGGTGGCTGCTGGCAACCTCCACCAACACTCCTTTGCTGATGAATTCGTCGTCCGGGCCTAAGCTTATGATGGCTGTGGATTCCCAGGAGAGTGTGATTAGGTCAGGGGCTGAGTATTTGAGTCGGGCGTATGGGAACAAGCTGCCTCCGAGTCAAGAAGTTCATATCGAGAGCGCGAGGCTTGGGAACCATCTTTATTACATTGACTCCTTTTTCTTGAACTTGAAGAGGCTTCCTATG GTTGGAGTTATCATGATACCGAGGCAATATATAATGGGGAAAGTGGATGAGAAGGCTTTTAAGactttgatgattttgatatcTGCTTCTGTGTGCATCTTGCTGGTTGGGTGGTTCTGCATCTTCATTTTAACTAACGGCGTCTCCAAGGAGATGAAGCTGCGCGCTGCGTTGATAAGCCATCTCGATGCAAGGAGAAGGGCAGAGGCGTCAAACAACTACAAGAGTCAGTTTCTAGCAAACATGAG CCACGAGCTCCGCACGCCTATGGCTGCAGTGATTGGCTTGCTGGATATCCTCATGAGCGATGACTGCCTCAACAATGAACAGCAAGCGATGATCATACAGATTCGCAAATGCTCCAATGCTTTGCTGAGGCTTCTTAACAACATTTTGGATCTCAGCAAG GTTGAGTCAGGAAAACTGATACTAGAAGAAACTGAGTTTGAGTTGGGTAGAGAGCTTGAAGGGCTTACAGATATGTTCTCCGTGCAGCGGATTAACCACAACGTAGAGACTGTTCTTGATCTCTCCG ATGATATGCCTAAAGTAGTCCTAGGAGACTCTGGAAGAGTTCTTCAAATTTTCGCAAATTTAATCAGCAATTCGATCAAGTTCACAACCT CTGGATACATCATTTTGCGCGGATGGTGTGAGACTGTAGACACGGAGAGTAAGAAAAGAGAGTCTTACCTCCATCCAAAGGAGTCGTGGTGTGCACAGAAGTTGAAACGGAAACGGGAAGCAGCCCAAGGGAAGATATGCTCCAAGAAAGACAACAAAATGATGATTTGGTTTGAAGTTGATGACACTGGCTGTG GAATTGATCCTGACAAATGGGAATCAGTTTTCGAGAGTTTTGAGCAAGCAGATCCGTCAACTACTAGGCT GCATGGCGGAACTGGTCTTGGTTTGTGCATCGTCCGAACCTTG GTGAACAAGATGAATGGAGAAATCAAAGTGGTGAAGAAGAGTGGGCCGGGAACTCTGATGCAGCTGTATCTGCTTCTCAACACACCTGCTGAGACGACGAAGCAGCATTACCATTTAAACTTCAAAGACCACAATCTAACT GTGTTGCTTGCACTTAATGGCAGAATGACCAGAATGATCATGACAAAATGGTTGCGGGAAAAAGGAGTTCAAACACACGAAGCATCTGAATGGAACGAACTCACGTTAaatcttcaagatttcttcacaAATGATAACTCACAAATGCCACAGTCAGAAACTCAAGAATCAAACTTTGGAAGCAGCTTTTTCATCATAATCATCGACGTTGGACTGCTCGACTTGAGCACTGAGCTGTGGAAGCAGCAGCTCAATTTTCTAGAGGAGTACTGCGCTGATAGAGCCAGCTTCGCATGGATCTTGAATCACGACACCTCCAAAGTGGTCAAGGCTGAACTCCGAAAAAGAGGGCATCTGTTAATGGTTAACAAACCTTTATACAAAGCAAAACTAGTTCAGATTTTTGAGGCAGTCATCAAAAGAGACAGAAACTTGCACCTACAAACTCCAGCAGCAGATCACGAGTTTCATGAAATCGATTCTCTTCAGTCCCCTTCAGCCAGCTCGGATGAGTCTGAAAAGCTGGACAATGATAGCTGCAATGTGATTAGAGGAAGTGAGTATTTCAGCAGAGGACCTCTGTGTCAAAGCACGCTGAGCAGCTCCTGTGCCGATTACATCCATGTAAACCTAGAGGACGACGTCTCTATCCTCAGTAAAGAACAGTCTTCCACTAAATCATATAATGAAGACAAGGAAGGTGGCGCTGCAAGCTCATGTAAGGCCGTGAATGAGCAGAAAAGGCCTCTTGAGGGCCTCTGCATCCTTCTTGCAGAAGACACGATCGTCCTCCAGAGAGTTGCAACGATCATGCTGGAGAAAATGGGAGCAAGAATCGTAGTTGTAGGGGACGGGATTCAGGcagtggatgctctaaaaaaCAAGAGCCAATCTAATGAACACAATGATGCCAAAGCATTGCCATATGACTTGATATTGATGGACTGTCAA ATGCCAAAAATGGATGGGTATGAAgcaacaaaagaaataagaagatGGGAATGTGGAAGTGGTTGGCACATTCCAATAGTTGCACTCACAGCTCATGCAATGTCTTCTGATGAAGCCAAATGCCTTGAAGTTGGCATGGACGCGTATCTAACTAAACCCATAGACTGCAAGCTTATGGTTTCCACCATTCTTTCCTTAACTAAAGGAACGTGA
- the LOC125213357 gene encoding histidine kinase 1 isoform X1, with translation MADSTTTFQRDVEEEESQFGSTLCLSSSYYSVFVVRLAIMIMLAILIGLLTLLTWHITRVYTTKSLKTLAYGLRHELLQRPLLRMWNILNSTVEVATAQVKLSESVIRRYNKPAASQADQVEQLYQVMKELTWALFASQKALNSITLSYRNGFVQAFHRNHRSNNTYYIYSDLTNYSIATSFSVNLLSSHQGWNDQSIHTNMTAIWYRQPLDPTTGDKTAKAAPIPPDELINIAGISQVPDGTATWHIAVSKYTDSPLLSAALPVWDASHTSIVAVVGVTTALYSVGQLMKELVEFHSGHIYLTSQEGWLLATSTNTPLLMNSSSGPKLMMAVDSQESVIRSGAEYLSRAYGNKLPPSQEVHIESARLGNHLYYIDSFFLNLKRLPMVGVIMIPRQYIMGKVDEKAFKTLMILISASVCILLVGWFCIFILTNGVSKEMKLRAALISHLDARRRAEASNNYKSQFLANMSHELRTPMAAVIGLLDILMSDDCLNNEQQAMIIQIRKCSNALLRLLNNILDLSKVESGKLILEETEFELGRELEGLTDMFSVQRINHNVETVLDLSDDMPKVVLGDSGRVLQIFANLISNSIKFTTSGYIILRGWCETVDTESKKRESYLHPKESWCAQKLKRKREAAQGKICSKKDNKMMIWFEVDDTGCGIDPDKWESVFESFEQADPSTTRLHGGTGLGLCIVRTLVNKMNGEIKVVKKSGPGTLMQLYLLLNTPAETTKQHYHLNFKDHNLTVLLALNGRMTRMIMTKWLREKGVQTHEASEWNELTLNLQDFFTNDNSQMPQSETQESNFGSSFFIIIIDVGLLDLSTELWKQQLNFLEEYCADRASFAWILNHDTSKVVKAELRKRGHLLMVNKPLYKAKLVQIFEAVIKRDRNLHLQTPAADHEFHEIDSLQSPSASSDESEKLDNDSCNVIRGSEYFSRGPLCQSTLSSSCADYIHVNLEDDVSILSKEQSSTKSYNEDKEGGAASSCKAVNEQKRPLEGLCILLAEDTIVLQRVATIMLEKMGARIVVVGDGIQAVDALKNKSQSNEHNDAKALPYDLILMDCQMPKMDGYEATKEIRRWECGSGWHIPIVALTAHAMSSDEAKCLEVGMDAYLTKPIDCKLMVSTILSLTKGT, from the exons ATGGCCGACAGCACCACAACTTTCCAGCGAGATGTCGAAGAAGAGGAGTCCCAGTTCGGCTCCACCCTCTGCCTCTCCTCCTCCTATTACAGCGTCTTCGTCGTTCGCCTGGCCATCATG ATAATGCTGGCGATACTGATTGGCCTTTTAACTCTACTAACATGGCACATCACCAGAGTCTACACCACCAAATCCCTCAAAACCTTAGCATACGGCCTCCGCCACGAGCTCCTCCAGCGGCCCCTCCTCCGCATGTGGAACATCCTCAACTCCACCGTCGAGGTCGCCACCGCCCAGGTCAAGCTCTCCGAGTCTGTCATCCGCCGCTACAACAAGCCCGCCGCCTCCCAAGCAGACCAAGTCGAG CAGCTTTACCAAGTGATGAAGGAGTTGACGTGGGCCCTCTTCGCCAGCCAGAAAGCTCTCAACTCCATCACTCTCAGCTACCGCAACGGATTCGTGCAGGCCTTCCATCGGAACCACAGAAGCAACAACACATACTACATCTACTCTGATCTCACCAACTACTCAATTGCCACCTCATTTTCTGTCAACCTCCTTTCCTCTCATCAAGGCTGGAATGACCAGTCCATACACACCAACATGACTGCAATTTGGTACCGCCAGCCTCTTGACCCCACCACGGGCGATAAGACTGCAAAGGCCGCCCCAATCCCACCGGACGAGTTGATCAACATAGCCGGGATTTCGCAGGTTCCTGATGGGACTGCCACATGGCATATCGCTGTGAGCAAATACACCGACTCGCCTCTGCTCTCAGCAGCATTGCCTGTTTGGGATGCTTCCCATACAAGCATAGTCGCTGTCGTGGGCGTTACCACTGCTCTGTATAGCGTTGGCCAGTTGATGAAGGAGTTGGTTGAGTTTCATAGTGGCCACATATATCTCACCTCTCAGGAGGGGTGGCTGCTGGCAACCTCCACCAACACTCCTTTGCTGATGAATTCGTCGTCCGGGCCTAAGCTTATGATGGCTGTGGATTCCCAGGAGAGTGTGATTAGGTCAGGGGCTGAGTATTTGAGTCGGGCGTATGGGAACAAGCTGCCTCCGAGTCAAGAAGTTCATATCGAGAGCGCGAGGCTTGGGAACCATCTTTATTACATTGACTCCTTTTTCTTGAACTTGAAGAGGCTTCCTATG GTTGGAGTTATCATGATACCGAGGCAATATATAATGGGGAAAGTGGATGAGAAGGCTTTTAAGactttgatgattttgatatcTGCTTCTGTGTGCATCTTGCTGGTTGGGTGGTTCTGCATCTTCATTTTAACTAACGGCGTCTCCAAGGAGATGAAGCTGCGCGCTGCGTTGATAAGCCATCTCGATGCAAGGAGAAGGGCAGAGGCGTCAAACAACTACAAGAGTCAGTTTCTAGCAAACATGAG CCACGAGCTCCGCACGCCTATGGCTGCAGTGATTGGCTTGCTGGATATCCTCATGAGCGATGACTGCCTCAACAATGAACAGCAAGCGATGATCATACAGATTCGCAAATGCTCCAATGCTTTGCTGAGGCTTCTTAACAACATTTTGGATCTCAGCAAG GTTGAGTCAGGAAAACTGATACTAGAAGAAACTGAGTTTGAGTTGGGTAGAGAGCTTGAAGGGCTTACAGATATGTTCTCCGTGCAGCGGATTAACCACAACGTAGAGACTGTTCTTGATCTCTCCG ATGATATGCCTAAAGTAGTCCTAGGAGACTCTGGAAGAGTTCTTCAAATTTTCGCAAATTTAATCAGCAATTCGATCAAGTTCACAACCT CTGGATACATCATTTTGCGCGGATGGTGTGAGACTGTAGACACGGAGAGTAAGAAAAGAGAGTCTTACCTCCATCCAAAGGAGTCGTGGTGTGCACAGAAGTTGAAACGGAAACGGGAAGCAGCCCAAGGGAAGATATGCTCCAAGAAAGACAACAAAATGATGATTTGGTTTGAAGTTGATGACACTGGCTGTG GAATTGATCCTGACAAATGGGAATCAGTTTTCGAGAGTTTTGAGCAAGCAGATCCGTCAACTACTAGGCT GCATGGCGGAACTGGTCTTGGTTTGTGCATCGTCCGAACCTTG GTGAACAAGATGAATGGAGAAATCAAAGTGGTGAAGAAGAGTGGGCCGGGAACTCTGATGCAGCTGTATCTGCTTCTCAACACACCTGCTGAGACGACGAAGCAGCATTACCATTTAAACTTCAAAGACCACAATCTAACT GTGTTGCTTGCACTTAATGGCAGAATGACCAGAATGATCATGACAAAATGGTTGCGGGAAAAAGGAGTTCAAACACACGAAGCATCTGAATGGAACGAACTCACGTTAaatcttcaagatttcttcacaAATGATAACTCACAAATGCCACAGTCAGAAACTCAAGAATCAAACTTTGGAAGCAGCTTTTTCATCATAATCATCGACGTTGGACTGCTCGACTTGAGCACTGAGCTGTGGAAGCAGCAGCTCAATTTTCTAGAGGAGTACTGCGCTGATAGAGCCAGCTTCGCATGGATCTTGAATCACGACACCTCCAAAGTGGTCAAGGCTGAACTCCGAAAAAGAGGGCATCTGTTAATGGTTAACAAACCTTTATACAAAGCAAAACTAGTTCAGATTTTTGAGGCAGTCATCAAAAGAGACAGAAACTTGCACCTACAAACTCCAGCAGCAGATCACGAGTTTCATGAAATCGATTCTCTTCAGTCCCCTTCAGCCAGCTCGGATGAGTCTGAAAAGCTGGACAATGATAGCTGCAATGTGATTAGAGGAAGTGAGTATTTCAGCAGAGGACCTCTGTGTCAAAGCACGCTGAGCAGCTCCTGTGCCGATTACATCCATGTAAACCTAGAGGACGACGTCTCTATCCTCAGTAAAGAACAGTCTTCCACTAAATCATATAATGAAGACAAGGAAGGTGGCGCTGCAAGCTCATGTAAGGCCGTGAATGAGCAGAAAAGGCCTCTTGAGGGCCTCTGCATCCTTCTTGCAGAAGACACGATCGTCCTCCAGAGAGTTGCAACGATCATGCTGGAGAAAATGGGAGCAAGAATCGTAGTTGTAGGGGACGGGATTCAGGcagtggatgctctaaaaaaCAAGAGCCAATCTAATGAACACAATGATGCCAAAGCATTGCCATATGACTTGATATTGATGGACTGTCAA ATGCCAAAAATGGATGGGTATGAAgcaacaaaagaaataagaagatGGGAATGTGGAAGTGGTTGGCACATTCCAATAGTTGCACTCACAGCTCATGCAATGTCTTCTGATGAAGCCAAATGCCTTGAAGTTGGCATGGACGCGTATCTAACTAAACCCATAGACTGCAAGCTTATGGTTTCCACCATTCTTTCCTTAACTAAAGGAACGTGA